TGGCTGGCGCCTCCAGAATATTCCATCCCTCTGAAATCCGCGCTGTGGCGCGGATTTTCTCGATCCAGGGCAGTTTTGGATCTGGCCTTCAAAGGGATTGTGGTGTCGAGGTATCGGCCTGGAAAACACGGAACCTCGACTACGAAATACATAACCTCGAATCTGTCTGCCTTCCAGAAAGGTGTGCATATTCCACCAATTGGAGGCGGCTGAGTGTGGCAAAAGAACGTGAAACAGGTAGCAGTAGTGCAATGGTGCCGGTAAAACGAAAGGGGGTTCGTTTCCGTTCTGGCCAGAACAGCAAGCCGGCACAATTGACGATCCGTCAGGCGTTCGAAGTGTTCTATCAGGCCAAGGCGGGCCAAAGGTTGCGAGAACTCACCCTGCGAGACCATCGGCAACATTTCGAATACCTCATGGAGTGGCTAACGGAAGCACATCCGGAGATACAATACATCAGCGAAATCACTTCCCAGACAATTCGTGAATACGTCCATTATCTATCTTTTGAAAAACCACTCTACGAGGGCCACCCGTATCTTGAGAAGGTCATGGAGGGAAGGAAAGGGCTGGCCCCTGGTGCAGTGAATGTGCGAATCGCTACCTTGAAAACGATGTTCCGGTGGCTGGCTAACGAAGGGATTATCGCGACCAATCCAACTCAAAACTTGAGCCGTCAAAAAGTAGATGAAGACCGAATCGGCGCTTTCACGGATGAGCAAGTGGAAGCGTTGCTGGCCCAACCTGACCGGCGCACTTATGCGGGGTTTCGTGACTATGTCGCCATGGAACTCTTGTTACAGAGCGGGATGCGACTGGGCGAACTGATTTCTCTGGAGGTCAGCGACATTGATTTCGGGACTCGGTTGATCACACTAAAGGGAGCGAAGAACAAAAACCGCAAAGTACGTGTCATCCCCATTGCTCCAGAGATGATGCGGCTGCTCATTGAGCTGATAAACGAAAACAAAACATACTTTCCCGATGCCACGCGGGTTTTCTTGACGAACTACGGTGGGCCACTGTCTAACTTTTCAGTGAAGAACCACATCAAACAATACGGGCAACGTGCGGGCATTGCCAACCAAGTCCGGTGCAGTCCGCACACCTTCCGGCATACCTTCGCCAAGAACTTTCTCATGGCGGGCGCGGATATTATCGCGCTCCAGCGTATCCTGGGGCATTCGTCTATGGAAATGGTCAGGAAATACGTCCAGCATCGCCCCGAGGATTTACGCGAGGCCCATGACTTGTTTTCTCGCAGACAGGTCACCATTCGACGGCGTAAATAGGGATTGTGCGGGCTGCGGAAGTTCAGAGACCCTTCACTTGAACCGGGGCACGGTGCGCCGATGACACCCTTTGTCGTGCCGTGCTCCACTTGCCCTTAGGCGGCGTTCGCCCGTCACTCCTGATAGCCAGGGAAAAGAGGAAGACCGGACGAAATATCGCGTCAGCCACGATGCCCGGCTTGTGAGCATTTGGGAACCTGAAACGAATCATCAGGGTGTCTAGCGACACAGTCACACTGCGGTGCCGGAGTACTGCAAAAGCCAAGTGATTAATGTTCTTCCCTTCTTCTTCTCCCCCCTCTTGGCTGGGGAGTACAGTTCAATTGACAACTACGAAGTACGGTGAGAACAACTACAAAGCAAGCACTACTGACAAGAGAGGGCGTTTTTATGCAACAGAACAGGGGGCCGAGGCAATATAGTCCGTTAGACCGGTGGTTCAGGCCAGTGTCGCATTCGCCACTGACTGTCGTAAATTGTTCGAAATATGGTTCGGAGCACGTTTTTCTGGTTTTCTGACACGATGTTCATGGTGGATTCCGCTGTTCCGACGTTTAGGGCTGGAAAGCGATGGCACGGAGGCGGAGCCAGGCAAAACACCCCCTGTGGGTTCTCGTGGTCGGGTTTCCGGGGTGGCCGAATTCCGTTATATTGATGGCGAAATGAAGTCATTCGTTCGGGTGGATGATTCATGCGGATTTGGGACTTTGTCGATACGAGGTGGGTTCTCCTCGGGCTTGCTGCGTCTCTGATGTTCGGCACAGTTGATGCAATAAACGGCGACTTGCCCGACTTGTTCACACAGGTACTCTTTGGACTGTGGGACTTGTATATCCTCAAGAAGCATGACGAGGGCTCGAAATGACATAACGGATGTACCAGGGTGGGGTAACGATGGAGTTCGATGCACGCGACGGAATCGAAGCAATAGCCGAGTACCTGCGTGTACTGGGTTACCGTAGGGTTGAGCCAGATCGAAACAGTTCCGAGTTTCCCCCTCATACTCAGGACACCGGTTCAGGGGATGATGACTATCACTCCATCACAACCGGTGCCGGAGAACCGCTACCCTACCTGAATGTTAATGTTCCGGCACAGAGGCAGCTCGCGCTCAATGTCATTGCACAGATCATCACTTTCCTCTGTTCCGAACAACAAAGAGCTACTCGTTCCAAGGGAATCGTTCTTTGGCTGGTTCCTACGGTAGACGCTTGCAACGATATTTTGGCTTGTCTCAGGGATCGGGCCCATGAAATACATCGACACTTCGATCACTGGACACTAGGTAGCCCCAATATTTCGACGCTGGGCGAGAGAATCAAAAAGCGAGATCTTCTCGATGCGTTATCTATCTTCGTACTTCGCTTTCCGCCGACGGAACAAAAAGAGATTCGGCAGCTCTACGACGATATTGGCGGATATGGATACGAGTCCTTCTTTCCGGACGAAAATCTGAACTACTTGCATCGACGACTTCTGGACAGAGTTCCCAACCTCGACCACTATGAACCCACGCCGGGTATCCCCTGGGACGATGTAATGATCAAGACGTCTTTGGCGAACGTGTTCCGGGTGACAAAGCCAATCGCGATATTGGACGAGTGGGGTGGTGGCACATTCAACGACGAGGCGATTGCGCGGGCCTGTGACCTGAATCCGTCGCTGCTTGTTCGATTCACACCGACCCCAGGACGAATCGTGCTGCGGGAAGACAATGATTCACGGGGGTAGCGTGAACTAGCGAGTTCTCGCAAATTCAGCCGGAGAATGCCTTTACATTCACTGCCGTCCTCTCCTGCTCGCGTGCCTTCGGTTTTATGACAAGTTCAAATGTCACTTTCTCCCCCGGTTCAAGGTATCGAAAGCCCTCGCCATGTATCTCGCTGAAGTGTACCCAAACATCGTCTTCGCCCTCAACTGAAATCCAGCCCCATCCTTCTTCCTTGTAAAACGACTTCACTACTCCGGTTCGGCTCTCCATTCTACTCAATCCCTTCGGCAGGTAACACGATACCGTGTCCGTCGTCTATTTTATCAAGGACTCAGATAAAGGGGGCAATTGTACGCGCGGGACGTGGAGCAGAATTGCAGCCATATTCTGTCTCTCGCTTGTCGGACTTGCGGGATGTGGGCTAACAAACAACGTGGCAGAAACATAAGTAGCCAGTGCACCA
Above is a genomic segment from Alicyclobacillus cycloheptanicus containing:
- a CDS encoding tyrosine-type recombinase/integrase codes for the protein MAKERETGSSSAMVPVKRKGVRFRSGQNSKPAQLTIRQAFEVFYQAKAGQRLRELTLRDHRQHFEYLMEWLTEAHPEIQYISEITSQTIREYVHYLSFEKPLYEGHPYLEKVMEGRKGLAPGAVNVRIATLKTMFRWLANEGIIATNPTQNLSRQKVDEDRIGAFTDEQVEALLAQPDRRTYAGFRDYVAMELLLQSGMRLGELISLEVSDIDFGTRLITLKGAKNKNRKVRVIPIAPEMMRLLIELINENKTYFPDATRVFLTNYGGPLSNFSVKNHIKQYGQRAGIANQVRCSPHTFRHTFAKNFLMAGADIIALQRILGHSSMEMVRKYVQHRPEDLREAHDLFSRRQVTIRRRK
- a CDS encoding cold-shock protein — translated: MESRTGVVKSFYKEEGWGWISVEGEDDVWVHFSEIHGEGFRYLEPGEKVTFELVIKPKAREQERTAVNVKAFSG